Proteins from a genomic interval of Quercus lobata isolate SW786 chromosome 11, ValleyOak3.0 Primary Assembly, whole genome shotgun sequence:
- the LOC115967256 gene encoding TMV resistance protein N-like yields MAAFPTNEGDSFSSSTHKGDYDVFLSFRGEDTRHGFTGHLYQALWDKGFKTFIDNEDLQRGEEISAELIKAIKSSMILIIIFSQNYAFSTWCLEELTEILECKKNGQKVLPVFYKVDPSELRKQEGSFGLALTTHEKKFENNIEKVLRWRAALYEAASLSGWHYEDGFPEYQFIQGIIRVVSSTKLNRTKLFVAKYPIGVDSRAEFIENLLDIKSNEVRVVGIHGLGGIGKTTIAKAVYNRVADQFEGSSFLMNVRENSRTNCSIIKLQEQLLSESLGSKEFKVHSTSRGINVIKERLSCKKIFLILDDVDKLGQIENFLGKCDWLANGSRVIITTRDKHVLTTLGNDPLIYKVVQLDGHEAFQLFSMHAFNKNKPEANYLQLTNQFICYANGLPLALQIIGSDLRGRSICEWESELEKYKNIPNNEIQKILKVSFEGLDKNEQDLFLDIACFFQGLSKNYVVDILAACNLYPNSGISKLIDKCLISAGFDNLWMHDLLQQMGRAIVQQESNVPGNRTRLWCYDDALEVLTENTGSDKIRGIMLSFHKPITVTLAPTAFKRMRNLKFLIVDNVHICEELKYLPNGLRFLQLPNYPFSLPSNFCPQKLVALEMPHSRIQLEKLFKQEFQFQNLKSINLHRCESITKLPNLCAPNLENLDLSFCKNLVECHESIRFLDKLQELRLSSCEKLQNFPSHLTWKSLNTLDISSCSRLDFFSFLFAEWCLTWPMDIIRVHGLYSYCCKNVVDLEDIIYKLPSAEILFIYTSKSRPWCEYNTFPKSYAFLDLSNVQNLDLSNVGNLIELDFLMKSDYFPVLECLYLNEVNIITIPESITKFTRLETLGIRCCKYLLEIPRLPRSIRRVYILNSHSLHPQSSNRLFSQFGEFWQSQYEYELILPGSEIPKWFNHQSVGNSISFWVGRDCDYLKFYYCVVLEPKWHDTVHVSLKINGIKFINLIPYRFKRIMDMTCNHVWFLKLYECPIYSKDLNQFEWNRVEVEFGAAVSHILRCGVHAECICPLVQDLSTDSLPPTPIPAFPICSISNTVTPSPHLLNSCLELSNSNSMETTYNDFDSLVEGSHDDGCDLSLSLCTSPMGRNYPPPQPQDTVPNDTSRISLPKLRLGLPGLGIGSTASVGFHLGSSSMAHNFVSDDDSDINLYSPSKKLRKS; encoded by the exons ATGGCGGCTTTCCCGACCAATGAGGGagactccttttcttcttccactCACAAGGGGGACTATGACGTCTTCTTGAGTTTTAGAGGTGAAGATACTCGCCATGGTTTTACTGGCCATTTATATCAAGCCCTGTGGGACAAAGGTTTCAAGACCTTCATTGATAACGAAGATCTCCAAAGAGGTGAAGAAATTTCAGCGGAACTTATCAAAGCCATTAAATCATCAATGATTTTAATTATCATATTCTCTCAAAACTATGCATTTTCCACTTGGTGTCTCGAAGAACTTACCGAGATTCTTGAATGTAAGAAAAATGGACAAAAAGTTTTACCAGTTTTTTACAAAGTGGATCCATCTGAATTACGCAAACAGGAAGGTAGTTTTGGATTAGCACTAActacacatgaaaaaaaattcgaGAATAACATAGAGAAAGTGCTGAGGTGGAGGGCAGCTTTATATGAAGCAGCTAGTTTGTCTGGGTGGCATTATGAGGATGG TTTTCCTGAATATCAGTTTATCCAAGGAATTATTAGAGTGGTATCAAGTACCAAATTAAATCGCACAAAGTTATTTGTTGCTAAATACCCAATTGGAGTAGATTCTCGTGCAGAATTCATAGAAAATCTTTTAGATATTAAGTCAAATGAGGTTCGTGTGGTTGGAATTCATGGCCTTGGGGGAATAGGAAAGACTACAATTGCAAAAGCTGTTTATAATAGAGTTGCTGATCAATTTGAAGGAAGTAGCTTCCTAATGAATGTCAgagaaaattcaagaacaaaTTGTAGCATAATCAAACTACAAGAGCAACTTCTTTCTGAGAGCTTAGGGAGCAAAGAATTTAAGGTGCACAGTACATCCAGAGGAATCAATGTGATCAAGGAAAGACTTTCAtgcaaaaagatttttttgattcttgatgatgtggataAATTGGGccaaatagaaaattttcttgGAAAATGCGATTGGCTTGCTAATGGAAGTAGAGTTATTATAACCACAAGAGACAAACATGTGCTAACCACTCTTGGAAATGATCCTTTAATCTACAAGGTTGTGCAATTGGATGGACATGAAGCTTTTCAACTCTTTAGTATGCATGCCTTCAATAAAAACAAACCTGAGGCAAATTATTTACAACTTACAAATCAATTCATATGTTATGCCAATGGCCTTCCATTAGCTCTACAAATCATAGGCTCCGATTTGCGTGGAAGAAGCATTTGTGAATGGGAAAGTGAATTAGAAAAGTATAAGAATATTCCAaacaatgaaattcaaaaaatactaaaagtAAGTTTTGAAGGATTGGACAAAAATGAACAAGATCTTTTCCTcgatattgcatgtttcttccAAGGATTGTCCAAAAATTACGTTGTGGATATCTTAGCTGCTTGCAATTTATATCCGAATTCTGGTATTTCAAAACTTATTGATAAGTGTCTCATAAGTGCTGGATTTGACAATTTATGGATGCATGACTTGCTACAACAAATGGGTAGAGCTATTGTTCAACAAGAATCAAATGTGCCAGGAAATCGTACAAGGCTATGGTGCTATGATGATGCTTTAGAAGTTCTTACAGAAAATACG GGTTCAGACAAAATTCGAGGCATAATGTTATCCTTCCATAAACCAATAACAGTGACATTGGCACCTACAGCTTTCAAAAGGATGagaaatctcaaatttcttataGTTGATAATGTGCACATTTGTGAAGAACTTAAATATCTCCCCAACGGATTAAGGTTCCTTCAATTGCCTAATTATCCTTTTTCCTTACCATCCAATTTTTGTCCTCAAAAACTTGTTGCACTCGAGATGCCACATAGTCGCATTCAGTTAGAGAAGTTATTTAAGCAG gagTTTCAATTCCAGAATTTGAAAAGTATCAACCTCCATAGATGTGAGTCTATTACAAAATTACCTAATTTATGTGCCCCAAACTTAGAGAACTTGGATCTTTCATTTTGCAAAAATTTAGTTGAGTGTCATGAGTCCATTAGATTTCTTGATAAGCTTCAAGAATTGCGTCTTTCTAGTTgtgaaaaacttcaaaattttccaagCCATCTCACGTGGAAATCTCTCAACACTTTGGATATTTCATCCTGCTCaaggcttgattttttttctttcttattcgCCGAATGGTGTCTCACTTGGCCGATGGACATCATTAGGGTTCATGGTTTATATAGTTATtgctgtaaaaatgttgtggatctTGAAGATATCATCTATAAATTACCATCGGCTGAGatactatttatatatactagcaAATCGAGACCCTGGTGTGAATATAATACTTTTCCAAAGTCATATGCTTTTCTAGATCTAAGCAATGTTCAAAATCTAGATCTGAGTAATGTtggaaatctaattgaattagATTTTTTGATGAAGTCTGATTACTTTCCTGTATTAGAATGtctatatttaaatgaagtcaATATTATTACCATCCCGGAAAGCATCACTAAGTTCACTAGGTTAGAGACACTCGGAATAAGATGTTGTAAGTATCTTCTGGAAATTCCAAGGCTTCCACGATCTATAAGAAGAGTGTATATACTAAACTCCCATTCGCTACATCCACAATCATCAAACAGATTGTTCAGTCag TTTGGAGAATTTTGGCAATCACAATATGAATATGAACTTATACTACCTGGATCAGAGATTCCAAAGTGGTTCAATCATCAAAGTGTTGgaaattccatttcattctgGGTCGGTCGTGATTGTgattatctaaaattttattactgcGTTGTTTTAGAACCGAAATGGCATGATACTGTTCACGTCTCCTTGAAAATTAATGGGATAAAGTTCATTAATTTGATCCCTTACAGATTCAAACGGATTATGGATATGACGTGTAATCATGTATGGTTTTTAAAGCTATATGAATGTCCCATCTATTCAAAGGACTTAAATCAATTTGAGTGGAATCGTGTGGAGGTTGAATTTGGAGCTGCTGTATCTCATATCCTAAGGTGTGGGGTCCATGCTGAATGCATTTGTCCACTTGTTCAAGATCTCTCCACCGACTCTCTCCCACCAACTCCAATACCTGCCTTTCCCATTTGTTCTATTTCAAACACTGTCACGCCTTCCCCCCACCTCTTAAACTCTTGTTTGGAGCTTTCAAATTCGAATTCAATGGAAACAACATATAATGATTTTGACTCTCTTGTGGAGGGCTCTCATGATGATGGATGTGATTTGAGTTTGTCATTGTGCACTTCTCCCATGGGAAGAAATTATCCGCCTCCTCAGCCTCAGGACACTGTCCCTAATGACACTAGCCGCATTTCTTTGCCAAAATTACGCTTGGGTTTGCCAGGTTTGGGAATTGGCTCAACTGCCAGTGTGGGGTTTCATTTGGGTTCTTCTTCAATGGCCCATAACTTTGTCAGTGATGATGATTCTGACATCAATTTGTATTCTCCATCGAAGAAATTGAGAAAATCTTGA
- the LOC115967258 gene encoding putative disease resistance protein At4g11170 isoform X2: MPRSRIRLKKLFKQGFQFQNLKSINLRECLSITKLPNLQAPNLENLDLSYCYNLVWCHESIGFFDKLQELHLTCCSKLQNFPSHFTWKSLDILGISNCSSLDFISFLFAEWCLTWLKNIFRVHGLYSYCCKNVVDLEDIIYKLPPPEILCIYTGKLRPWCEYGIIPKSYAFLDLSNVENLDLSNVGNLIELDFLMKSDYFPVLERLYLNEINIITIPESITKFTRLEMLGIKCCKYVQEIPRLPQSIRGVYILNSHSLHPQSSSKLLSQFGEFWQAQQNPFDFEDYELILHGSEIPKWFNHISVGNSISFWVGRDYPKFVCCVVFEPNEQFRNFTTQVTLKFNGKRLTNWIPSGIDRVTDMTSNHVWFFKVFVRPGFEELNLFDRNHVEVKFHCGSRSYPSVSYILRCGIHAECICPLAQDLSTNTLPPTSVPAFPICSISNTVMPSPHLLNSCLELSRSNSMETTYNDFDSPLEGSHDDGCDLSLSLCTSPMGRNYSPPQPQATVPNDTSHISLPSSIDLPNNMTDVFELCFGLPSLGIGSISSEGFHLGSSSMAHNFVSDDDSDFNLYSPSKK, encoded by the exons ATGCCACGTAGTCGCATTCGGTTAAAGAAGTTATTTAAGCAG gGGTTTCAATTCCAGAATTTGAAAAGTATCAACCTCCGTGAATGTTTGTCTATTACAAAATTACCTAATTTACAGGCGCCAAACTTAGAGAACTTGGACCTTTCATATTGTTACAATTTAGTTTGGTGTCATGAGTCCATTGGATTTTTTGATAAGCTTCAAGAATTGCATCTTACTTGTTGTAgcaaacttcaaaattttccaagCCATTTCACGTGGAAATCTCTTGACATTTTGGGTATTTCAAACTGCTCAAGTcttgattttatttctttcttattcGCCGAATGGTGTCTCACCTGGCTTAAGAACATCTTTAGGGTTCATGGTTTATATAGCTATtgctgtaaaaatgttgtggatctTGAAGATATCATCTATAAATTACCACCGCCTGagatattatgtatatatactgGCAAATTGAGACCCTGGTGTGAATATGGTATTATTCCAAAGTCATATGCGTTTCTAGATCTAAGCAATGTTGAAAATCTAGATCTGAGTAATGTtggaaatctaattgaattagATTTTTTGATGAAGTCTGATTACTTTCCTGTATTGGAACGtctatatttaaatgaaatcaaTATTATTACCATCCCGGAAAGCATCACTAAGTTTACTAGATTAGAGATGCTCGGAATAAAATGTTGTAAGTATGTTCAGGAAATTCCAAGGCTTCCACAATCTATAAGAGGAGTGTATATACTAAACTCCCATTCGCTACATCCACAATCATCAAGCAAATTGTTGAGTCag TTTGGAGAATTTTGGCAAGCACAACAAAATCCATTTGATTTTGAGGATTATGAACTTATACTACATGGATCAGAGATTCCAAAGTGGTTCAATCATATAAGTGTTGGAAATTCTATTTCATTCTGGGTCGGTCGTGATTATCCAAAATTTGTTTGCTGTGTTGTTTTTGAACCGAATGAACAGTTTCGGAATTTTACTACTCAAGTCACCTTGaaatttaatgggaaaaggTTGACTAATTGGATTCCTTCAGGAATTGACCGTGTTACGGATATGACGTCTAATCATGTATGGTTTTTTAAGGTATTTGTTCGTCCTGGGTTTGAAGAATTAAATCTATTTGATCGGAATCATGTGGAGGTTAAATTTCATTGTGGATCACGTTCATATCCAAGTGTATCTTATATCCTAAGGTGTGGGATCCATGCTGAATGCATCTGTCCTCTTGCTCAAGATCTCTCCACCAACACTCTCCCACCTACTTCAGTACCTGCCTTCCCCATTTGTTCTATTTCAAACACTGTCATGCCTTCCCCCCACCTCTTAAACTCTTGTTTGGAGCTTTCACGTTCGAATTCAATGGAAACAACATATAATGATTTTGACTCTCCTTTGGAGGGCTCTCATGATGATGGATGTGATTTGAGTTTGTCACTGTGCACTTCTCCCATGGGAAGAAATTACTCGCCTCCTCAGCCTCAGGCCACTGTCCCTAATGACACTAGCCACATTTCTTTGCCATCTAGTATAGACCTTCCAAATAATATGACAGACGTGTTCGAATTATGCTTCGGTTTGCCAAGTTTGGGAATTGGCTCAATTTCTAGTGAGGGGTTTCATTTGGGTTCTTCTTCAATGGCCCATAACTTTGTCAGTGATGATGATTctgacttcaatttgtattcTCCATCGAAGAAATGA
- the LOC115967258 gene encoding TMV resistance protein N-like isoform X1, giving the protein MAAFPTEEGESFSSSTHRWDYDVFLSFRSEDTRHGFTGHLYQALCDKGFKTFINNEDLQRGEEISVELIKVIKSSMISIIIFSHNYAFSTWCLEKLTKILECKKNGQKVLPVFYKVDPSEVRKQEGSFGLALTTHEKKFENNIEKVLRWRAALCEAASLSGWHYEDGSLEYKCIQGIIRVVSSTKLNRTKLFVAKYPIGVDSRAEVVENLLDIKSNDVRVVGIHGLGGTGKTTIAKAVYNRVANHFEGSSFLMNVRENSRTDCSIIKLQEQLLFEILESKEFKVHNTSRGINVIKERLSCKKILLILDDVDKLGQIENFLGECDWLANGSRVIITTRDKHVLTSLENDPLIYEVMPLDLYEALQLFSKCAFKKDKPEANYLQLTNQFISYCNGLPLALQIIGSDLHGRKNIRQWESELKKYKNIPNKEIQNILKVSFEGLDKNEQDIFLDIACFFKGWSKNYVVDILATCNLYPDSCIPKLIDKCLIRVEFDKLWMHDLIQQMGREIVQQESNVLGKRTRLWCYDDALEVLTENTGSNKIRGIMLHFHKPIKVTLAPKAFKRMRNLKFLMVDNVQICEELKYLPNGLRLLQLPNYPFPLPSNF; this is encoded by the exons ATGGCAGCTTTCCCAACCGAAGAGGGAgaatccttttcttcttccactCACAGGTGGGACTATGATGTCTTCTTGAGTTTTAGAAGTGAAGATACTCGCCATGGATTTACTGGCCATTTATATCAGGCTTTGTGTGACAAAGGTTTCAAAACCTTCATTAATAATGAAGATCTCCAAAGAGGTGAAGAAATTTCAGTGGAACTTATCAAAGTCATTAAATCATCAATGATTTCAATTATCATATTCTCTCATAACTATGCATTTTCCACTTGGTGCCTCGAAAAACTTACCAAAATTCTTGAGTGTAAGAAAAATGGACAAAAAGTTTTACCAGTTTTTTACAAAGTGGATCCATCTGAAGTACGCAAGCAAGAAGGTAGTTTTGGATTAGCACTAActacacatgaaaaaaaattcgaGAATAACATAGAGAAAGTGCTGAGGTGGAGGGCAGCTTTATGTGAAGCAGCTAGTTTGTCTGGGTGGCATTATGAGGATGG TTCTCTTGAATATAAGTGTATCCAAGGAATTATTAGAGTGGTATCAAGTACCAAATTAAATCGCACAAAGTTATTTGTTGCTAAATACCCAATTGGAGTAGATTCTCGCGCAGAAGTCGTAGAAAATCTTTTAGATATTAAGTCAAATGATGTTCGCGTGGTTGGAATTCATGGCCTTGGAGGAACAGGAAAGACTACAATTGCAAAAGCTGTTTATAATAGAGTTGCTAATCATTTTGAAGGAAGTAGCTTCCTAATGAATGTCAGAGAAAATTCAAGAACAGATTGTAGCATAATCAAACTACAAGAGCAACTTCTTTTTGAGATCTTAGAGAGCAAAGAATTTAAGGTGCACAATACATCCAGAGGAATCAATGTGATCAAAGAAAGACTTTCGTGTAAAAAGATTCTTTTgattcttgatgatgtggataAATTGGGccaaatagaaaattttcttgGAGAGTGTGATTGGCTTGCTAATGGAAGTAGAGTTATTATAACCACAAGAGACAAACATGTGCTAACCTCTCTTGAAAATGATCCTTTAATCTACGAGGTTATGCCATTGGATCTATATGAAGCTCTTCAACTCTTTAGTAAGTGCGCCTTCAAAAAAGACAAACCTGAGGCAAATTATTTACAACTTACAAATCAATTCATAAGTTATTGCAATGGCCTTCCATTAGCTCTACAAATTATAGGTTCTGATTTACATGGAAGAAAAAACATTCGCCAATGGGAAAGTGAATTAAAAAAGTATAAGAATATTCCTaacaaagaaattcaaaatatacTAAAAGTAAGTTTTGAAGGATTGGACAAAAATGAACAGGATATTTTCcttgatattgcatgtttcttcaaAGGATGGTCCAAAAATTATGTTGTGGATATCTTAGCTACCTGCAATTTATATCCAGATTCTTGTATTCCAAAACTTATTGATAAGTGTCTCATAAGGGTTGAATTTGACAAGTTATGGATGCATGACTTGATACAACAAATGGGTAGAGAAATTGTTCAACAAGAATCAAATGTGCTTGGAAAACGTACAAGGCTATGGTGTTATGATGATGCTTTAGAAGTTCTTACAGAAAATACG GGTTCAAATAAAATTCGAGGCATAATGTTGCACTTCCataaaccaataaaagtgaCATTGGCACCTAAAGCTTTCAAAAGGATGagaaatctcaaatttcttatgGTTGATAATGTGCAAATTTGTGAAGAACTTAAATATCTCCCCAATGGATTAAGGTTGCTTCAATTGCCTAATTATCCTTTTCCCTTACCATCCAATTTTTGA